One Nicotiana tomentosiformis chromosome 4, ASM39032v3, whole genome shotgun sequence genomic window carries:
- the LOC138909842 gene encoding uncharacterized protein, protein MRFSELARHAIYLIPTERERINRFIDGLNYRPRFDLTREIASGARFDEVVDIARRLEQVRSEECEEREAKMPCGSGGFSSASSGGQSHHNRGCPYRPAQMACPVHRGALASHGSYNTRPGQPSLSALPAQSSSRAPSI, encoded by the coding sequence atgagattttcagagttagctcgtcatgcaATATACTTaattcccactgagagggagaggattaataggttcattgatggcctcaactatagaCCGCGCTTCGACCTGACTCGGGAGATTGCATCAGGTGCgaggtttgacgaggtggttgatattgctagacgCCTAGAGCAGGTTCGTagtgaggagtgtgaggagagggaggccaagatgccttgtggttcgggtggtttcagcaGTGCCTCTTCTGGAGGACAGTCCCACCACAACAGAGgttgtccttataggcccgctcaaatGGCTTGTCCAGTTCATCGTGGAGCattagctagccatggttcatataatACTCGTCCGGGTCAACCATCTCttagtgccctcccagctcagagttcatcccgtgctccatcaaTTTAG